The Flavobacterium praedii genome window below encodes:
- a CDS encoding cytochrome C oxidase subunit IV family protein, giving the protein MSHAHVSNTKRIWTVFGLLSLITTVEVGFGIIRPDALYMHTFLTMSLLNWLFIILTLVKAYYIVWAFMHMEGEKKSLRNAVVFPLIFLVCYLLFILLTEGDYVFEVFKNSTIKWNF; this is encoded by the coding sequence ATGTCACACGCACATGTTTCTAATACAAAAAGAATTTGGACTGTTTTTGGTCTATTGTCTTTAATCACAACTGTTGAAGTTGGTTTTGGTATCATCAGACCAGATGCTTTATACATGCATACTTTTTTAACGATGAGTTTGTTGAACTGGTTGTTTATAATTTTAACATTAGTAAAAGCATATTATATTGTATGGGCATTCATGCACATGGAAGGAGAAAAAAAGTCATTAAGAAATGCTGTTGTTTTTCCTTTGATATTCTTAGTTTGTTATTTGCTTTTTATTCTATTGACAGAAGGAGACTATGTATTTGAGGTTTTTAAAAATTCTACCATTAAATGGAATTTTTAA
- a CDS encoding cytochrome c oxidase subunit 3, whose protein sequence is MEATVTTANSEKTWGGGNEPMGASYGKLMMWFFIVSDALTFSGFLAAYGFSRFKFIGTWPLADEVFTHFPFLHGVSAPMYYVALMTFILIFSSVTMVLAVDAGHQMKKDKVALYMFLTIIGGIIFVGSQAWEWKNFIKGEYGAIETTGGSLLQFVDKEGHRVALADFATKLPVEREQLTRPKAKWFMDEAAIPTFTVAEVQAGFKAHPDVLVRIETINKNKEKTILSREDSEKRLSQAALVIEGANLTHNEYGSKLFADFFFFITGFHGFHVFSGIVINIIIFFNVLLGTYEKRGSYEMVEKVGLYWHFVDLVWVFVFTFFYLV, encoded by the coding sequence ATGGAAGCGACAGTTACTACTGCAAATAGTGAAAAAACTTGGGGAGGCGGCAATGAGCCAATGGGAGCAAGTTATGGTAAATTAATGATGTGGTTTTTTATCGTATCAGATGCCTTAACGTTCTCTGGATTTTTAGCAGCTTACGGTTTTTCTAGATTTAAATTTATAGGAACATGGCCCTTGGCTGATGAAGTGTTTACACACTTTCCATTTTTACACGGTGTATCTGCTCCGATGTATTATGTTGCATTAATGACTTTTATTTTGATTTTCTCATCTGTAACGATGGTTTTGGCCGTAGATGCAGGGCATCAAATGAAAAAGGATAAAGTAGCCCTTTATATGTTTTTAACTATCATAGGGGGTATAATTTTCGTTGGCTCACAAGCTTGGGAATGGAAAAACTTTATCAAAGGTGAATACGGGGCTATCGAAACTACTGGTGGTAGTTTATTACAATTTGTAGATAAAGAAGGCCATCGTGTAGCTTTGGCTGATTTTGCAACAAAATTACCTGTTGAAAGAGAGCAATTAACTAGACCAAAAGCAAAATGGTTTATGGACGAAGCTGCAATTCCTACTTTTACGGTTGCTGAGGTTCAAGCTGGATTTAAAGCACATCCAGATGTTTTGGTTAGAATTGAAACAATTAATAAAAACAAAGAGAAAACAATTCTTTCTAGAGAAGATTCTGAAAAACGATTGAGTCAAGCAGCTTTAGTTATTGAGGGTGCAAATCTTACTCATAACGAATACGGAAGTAAGCTTTTTGCTGATTTCTTCTTCTTTATTACTGGTTTTCACGGTTTTCACGTTTTTTCTGGTATTGTAATTAATATTATTATTTTCTTTAATGTACTTTTGGGTACTTACGAGAAAAGAGGAAGTTATGAAATGGTTGAAAAAGTTGGACTATACTGGCACTTTGTCGATTTAGTTTGGGTATTTGTATTCACATTCTTCTATTTAGTTTAA
- a CDS encoding cytochrome c oxidase subunit 3 translates to MEMTMTAEDYKSRTARSYKLILLFAMVSITMMFAGLTSAYVVSQSRADWLMDFQMPSAFFYSTIAIIGCSITFHLAKKMIQKDNQSKTTMYLLSTLVLGISFVILQFVGFGQIVLNGYYFTGSASSITTTFLYIVVLVHLIHLAGGMISLLIIIYNHFKQKYNSTQTLGIELGAMYWHFLDILWVYLFLFLYFFK, encoded by the coding sequence ATGGAAATGACAATGACAGCCGAAGATTATAAATCAAGAACGGCAAGATCGTATAAGCTGATTTTATTGTTCGCTATGGTAAGCATAACAATGATGTTTGCTGGTTTAACAAGTGCTTATGTAGTGAGTCAATCTAGGGCAGATTGGTTGATGGATTTTCAAATGCCTTCTGCATTTTTTTATAGTACTATTGCCATTATTGGTTGCAGTATTACATTTCATTTAGCAAAAAAAATGATTCAAAAAGACAATCAAAGTAAGACAACAATGTATCTATTGTCTACATTGGTATTAGGAATTTCATTTGTAATATTGCAATTTGTTGGGTTTGGTCAAATAGTGTTAAATGGGTATTATTTCACAGGAAGTGCAAGTTCGATAACAACTACATTTTTGTATATAGTGGTGCTCGTTCACTTAATTCATCTTGCAGGTGGAATGATTTCATTGTTAATTATTATTTATAATCATTTTAAACAAAAATATAATTCAACACAAACTCTTGGAATAGAACTAGGTGCAATGTATTGGCACTTTCTCGATATCTTATGGGTTTATTTATTTTTATTTTTATATTTCTTTAAATAA
- the cyoE gene encoding heme o synthase, with product MLSALNTTPNSISFKSIYIDFKAITKAGLAISVVFSSIAGYVLGFDTSHPFSWLVLLKLAVGGYCMVGASNAYNQVIEKDLDALMDRTKNRPVASGRMAPSLALIVASLLTILGVTLLYTINPKSAMFAAISIFLYTSIYTPLKTVTSLSVFVGAFPGAIPFMLGWVAATGEFGIEAGTLFLIQFFWQFPHFWAIGWFLYDDYEKAGFFMLPTGKKDKGTSLQIILYTIWLIIASLLPALGYTGRLYITPLASIFVLCLGLWMLFYAVRLYQIKSAKAARTLMLVSVSYITLLQLVYILDKFLR from the coding sequence ATTTTATCTGCATTGAATACAACACCTAATTCCATTTCGTTCAAATCTATTTACATTGATTTTAAAGCAATTACAAAAGCTGGTTTGGCTATTAGTGTTGTTTTTTCGTCAATAGCTGGTTATGTTTTAGGTTTTGATACTTCACATCCTTTCAGTTGGTTGGTTTTGTTAAAACTAGCTGTTGGAGGTTATTGTATGGTTGGAGCTTCTAATGCATACAATCAAGTAATCGAAAAAGATTTGGATGCACTAATGGATCGTACTAAGAATCGTCCCGTTGCATCCGGAAGAATGGCGCCGAGCCTTGCTTTAATTGTTGCTAGTTTGCTTACCATTTTGGGAGTAACTTTGCTTTATACCATAAATCCGAAATCAGCGATGTTTGCTGCTATTTCTATTTTTTTATATACAAGTATTTATACACCACTTAAAACAGTAACTTCGTTGTCAGTTTTTGTGGGAGCATTTCCTGGAGCAATTCCATTTATGTTGGGTTGGGTAGCCGCTACTGGAGAGTTTGGTATTGAAGCAGGAACTTTATTTTTAATTCAGTTTTTTTGGCAGTTTCCCCATTTTTGGGCCATTGGTTGGTTTTTATATGACGATTATGAAAAGGCAGGTTTCTTTATGTTGCCCACTGGGAAAAAGGATAAAGGAACTTCATTACAAATAATTTTATATACGATTTGGTTGATAATTGCTTCGTTATTGCCTGCTTTAGGATATACTGGACGATTGTATATTACTCCACTTGCTTCAATTTTTGTCTTATGCCTAGGACTTTGGATGTTGTTTTATGCAGTTCGTTTGTATCAGATAAAATCCGCAAAAGCTGCAAGAACATTAATGCTTGTAAGCGTTTCTTATATAACCTTATTACAATTAGTATACATATTAGATAAATTTTTAAGATAA
- a CDS encoding gliding motility protein RemB encodes MNKFLLSFFIIFSVLFVNAQSPISKQFESSDDRFPVFSICSNLQGKELEECFYNEVQQIVYHNFQVPEYLKKSQYSGVVKVLFEVDATGRFKVIVVNSNNEDLITETKKVFLNFPKIAPPTYNGTPTYSKFNLKIAIPLVSPEENAAVAKAKKENININEGLTELDSIVYKRFDNPQFTSHLGIPFSHSYYAQFDAAINKIGSNNHTATKPYTFAEVEKYYNFQKVNASLMKNKSGWWGRKVFNENLAEIQGEGYWFALNFLFNVQGGISNPSKTDYTYVNTRALNFKGGLGSRLNFTTTFYESQGRFADYYNDYARSIKPSGGNPAVVPGMGIAKEYNSDSFDFPMADANIVFNAAKYLDLQLGYGKNFIGDGYRSLFLSDGTSPYPFFKIDANFWKIKYTVNYMWLKDVRPDVTVEKTYASKYMVNHYLSWNVSNRLNLGFFESVVWTNTNGRGFDANFINPIVFYRAVEFSSSSKSGNELLGLTYKYKWNNQVNLYGQFLIDEFSTSDIVGGDNSWKNKLGYQLGVKYFNAFKVDNLQLQLEFNHVRPYVYSHSEPITNYAHNNQSLGHQWGGNFQELVLLGYYTKDRFYANAKFTIGTRGFDFADSGANSNYGGNIYRDYDADRFADTGVKVGQGNKTSIFISDIQVGYLVNPATNLKFFGNFLFRNFDPTTNTATVYKNQTTWFTLGFRSDVFNGYFDY; translated from the coding sequence ATGAATAAATTCCTTTTATCTTTTTTTATTATTTTTAGTGTATTGTTTGTCAATGCTCAAAGTCCAATTTCAAAACAATTTGAGTCTTCAGATGATCGTTTTCCTGTTTTCTCTATTTGTTCCAATTTACAAGGAAAAGAGTTGGAAGAATGTTTTTATAATGAAGTCCAACAAATTGTATATCATAATTTTCAAGTGCCCGAATATTTAAAGAAAAGTCAATATTCAGGCGTTGTAAAAGTTCTTTTTGAAGTTGATGCTACGGGTAGGTTTAAAGTTATTGTTGTAAATTCTAACAATGAGGATTTAATCACTGAAACGAAAAAGGTTTTTTTAAATTTTCCAAAAATAGCACCGCCAACGTACAATGGGACTCCAACCTACTCTAAATTTAATTTGAAAATTGCTATTCCTTTGGTGTCTCCCGAGGAAAATGCTGCTGTTGCAAAGGCAAAAAAGGAAAATATTAATATTAATGAAGGGCTGACAGAATTGGATAGTATTGTATACAAACGTTTCGATAATCCGCAGTTTACTAGTCATCTCGGTATTCCTTTTTCTCATAGTTATTATGCTCAGTTTGATGCAGCAATAAATAAAATTGGAAGTAATAATCATACCGCCACTAAACCTTATACTTTTGCTGAAGTTGAAAAATATTATAATTTTCAAAAGGTTAATGCTAGTTTAATGAAAAACAAATCAGGGTGGTGGGGACGAAAAGTGTTTAATGAGAATTTAGCAGAGATACAAGGGGAAGGCTATTGGTTTGCATTGAATTTTTTGTTCAATGTGCAAGGTGGAATTTCAAATCCTAGTAAAACGGATTATACTTATGTAAATACTCGAGCTTTAAACTTTAAAGGAGGGCTTGGATCCCGTTTGAATTTTACCACTACTTTTTATGAAAGTCAAGGGCGTTTTGCAGATTATTACAATGATTATGCAAGATCAATAAAGCCTTCGGGGGGTAATCCTGCTGTAGTTCCAGGAATGGGTATTGCCAAAGAATATAATTCGGATTCATTTGATTTTCCTATGGCTGATGCTAATATTGTTTTTAATGCAGCCAAATATTTAGACTTACAATTAGGATATGGCAAGAATTTTATTGGTGATGGGTATCGTTCTTTATTTTTAAGTGATGGAACAAGTCCTTATCCTTTTTTTAAGATTGATGCCAATTTTTGGAAAATTAAATATACGGTAAATTATATGTGGCTAAAGGATGTTCGTCCAGATGTTACCGTAGAAAAAACGTATGCTTCAAAATATATGGTCAATCATTACCTGAGTTGGAATGTGTCAAATCGTTTGAATTTAGGTTTTTTTGAATCTGTAGTTTGGACCAATACCAATGGAAGAGGTTTTGATGCAAATTTCATTAATCCAATTGTTTTCTATCGTGCAGTTGAGTTTTCTTCTTCATCAAAAAGTGGAAATGAACTTTTGGGGTTAACTTATAAGTACAAATGGAATAATCAAGTAAACCTTTATGGACAATTTTTAATCGATGAGTTTTCTACTAGTGATATTGTTGGTGGTGATAACAGTTGGAAAAATAAATTAGGGTATCAATTGGGTGTTAAATATTTTAATGCATTCAAGGTGGATAATTTGCAATTGCAATTAGAATTCAATCATGTGCGCCCATATGTGTATTCGCATAGTGAACCAATTACAAATTATGCTCACAATAATCAAAGTTTAGGCCATCAATGGGGAGGTAATTTTCAGGAATTGGTGTTGTTGGGTTATTACACTAAAGATCGATTTTATGCCAATGCTAAATTTACTATTGGAACTCGTGGTTTCGATTTTGCAGATTCGGGAGCCAATTCTAATTATGGTGGAAATATTTATAGAGACTATGATGCCGATAGGTTTGCTGACACAGGTGTGAAAGTAGGTCAAGGAAACAAAACCAGTATTTTTATTTCAGATATTCAAGTTGGATATTTGGTTAATCCAGCAACTAATTTAAAATTTTTCGGAAATTTTCTGTTTCGTAATTTCGATCCTACTACAAATACAGCTACTGTTTATAAAAATCAAACAACTTGGTTTACTTTAGGCTTTAGGTCAGATGTGTTTAATGGGTATTTTGATTATTAA
- the deoC gene encoding deoxyribose-phosphate aldolase, with the protein MNIKDYLDSTYLKTNTQAGLSEKDNETVVQGFIKEAIDEKFKLIMIRPDRVALAKKMIVEAQSKVLIGTVIDFPGGNSALDEKLKEAFECIQNGADELDYVCNYEAFKNGEVDLVKEEILKGTRLGLDHNKIVKWIIEVAALNDLQIAQLSALIKNVVISNFKESDYNSVFVKSSTGFFVTKDNLPNGATVPSIKIMLENSFPLPVKAAGGVRTYDEAIEMIAIGVKRIGTSGAKAIANSEESSTQY; encoded by the coding sequence ATGAATATTAAAGACTATTTAGATTCTACTTACTTAAAAACTAATACTCAAGCAGGTTTGAGTGAAAAAGATAATGAAACAGTAGTTCAAGGATTTATAAAAGAAGCAATTGACGAAAAATTTAAGTTGATTATGATTCGTCCTGATAGAGTTGCTTTGGCAAAAAAAATGATAGTAGAGGCGCAATCGAAAGTGTTAATTGGAACTGTAATTGACTTTCCTGGAGGTAATTCTGCATTAGATGAAAAATTAAAGGAAGCATTTGAGTGTATTCAAAATGGAGCTGATGAGTTGGATTATGTTTGTAATTATGAAGCTTTTAAAAATGGAGAAGTTGACTTGGTAAAAGAAGAGATTCTAAAAGGAACACGATTAGGTTTAGATCACAATAAAATTGTTAAGTGGATTATAGAAGTAGCTGCACTTAATGATTTGCAAATAGCACAACTTTCGGCATTGATAAAAAATGTGGTTATTTCTAATTTTAAAGAGTCTGATTATAATTCTGTTTTTGTAAAATCTTCAACTGGTTTTTTTGTTACTAAAGACAATTTGCCAAATGGCGCAACTGTTCCTTCAATAAAAATTATGCTTGAAAATAGTTTTCCGCTGCCCGTAAAAGCGGCTGGTGGAGTAAGGACTTATGACGAAGCTATAGAAATGATTGCTATTGGTGTAAAACGTATTGGAACTTCTGGTGCAAAAGCAATTGCAAATAGTGAAGAATCATCTACACAATATTGA
- a CDS encoding VanZ family protein: MPKFLLFLVALFWTGVVSYFCLIKSSEIPKIEIPNLDKYVHVFFHFVFTFVWYLFFRKQLITEKIVKPLLYSFLFSFTFGITIEILQQTITTTRNADIFDVIANSTGALLSISFIVISNKFNFLNFILKK; the protein is encoded by the coding sequence GTGCCTAAATTTTTATTGTTTCTAGTTGCGTTATTTTGGACAGGGGTCGTTTCCTATTTTTGTTTGATAAAATCAAGTGAAATACCAAAAATTGAAATTCCAAATCTGGATAAATATGTTCATGTTTTTTTTCATTTCGTGTTTACTTTTGTTTGGTATTTATTTTTTAGAAAGCAATTGATTACGGAAAAAATTGTAAAACCATTGTTGTATTCGTTTTTGTTTTCTTTTACTTTTGGAATCACCATTGAAATTTTACAACAAACAATTACTACAACTAGAAATGCCGATATTTTTGATGTTATTGCAAATAGTACAGGGGCTTTGTTGTCGATTTCTTTTATAGTAATCAGTAATAAATTTAACTTTTTGAATTTCATTTTAAAAAAATAA
- the gcvH gene encoding glycine cleavage system protein GcvH, with the protein MSIPANLKYTKDHEWVSLEGDVATVGITHFAQKELGDIVYVEVETLDQTLEKDEVFGTVEAVKTVSDLFLPLSGEIIAFNDALESTPESVNSDPYGAGWMIKVKISNPAEIDELLSDEAYKELIGA; encoded by the coding sequence ATGAGCATACCAGCAAATTTAAAGTACACAAAAGATCACGAATGGGTTAGTCTTGAAGGAGATGTTGCTACAGTGGGAATTACTCATTTTGCACAAAAAGAATTAGGGGATATTGTATATGTAGAAGTAGAAACATTAGATCAAACTTTAGAAAAAGATGAGGTTTTTGGTACTGTTGAAGCTGTAAAAACGGTATCTGATTTGTTTCTTCCTTTATCAGGTGAAATTATTGCTTTCAATGATGCTTTAGAAAGTACTCCAGAAAGTGTTAATTCGGATCCTTATGGTGCAGGATGGATGATTAAAGTAAAAATTTCTAATCCCGCAGAAATTGATGAATTATTGTCAGATGAAGCATATAAGGAACTTATAGGTGCCTAA